In Neoarius graeffei isolate fNeoGra1 chromosome 17, fNeoGra1.pri, whole genome shotgun sequence, a single window of DNA contains:
- the exo5 gene encoding exonuclease V, whose product MEEEGERETDWDWDGISDSELLDLQSEHFCIEDSSQPPSSGATSGDTQNNSPVTFTASPHTSVEKLNQSPVKRNEETGVKRKRDAEDDRVPPLRFGKRYLSVSLLSEQTWCQKKVVYGFLRPQIRKKDKERIEVQTGASIHLARELEVHEVVPINTQTHEDVVAVSLINMLNMIPSLETGQCVREFPVFGVVEGVYLKGVIDELSYNQKGELVLKELKTRKHNSLPGAAQALGHRFQVGLYKLLFDALVRGEVKKEHILKHLKLEASLALGTEVITLASNVGINVVTFGELLDAFLLTLSCSDLPCVDVLQLEYCHQGCSSLIGTMLVQFDESQLRAELQGYLEYWRGQREPKGVDIEEAWKCTLCPYEEICDWRKNRSQVPESLHTRKRVNMN is encoded by the exons ATGgaggaggaaggagagagagagacagactgggaCTGGGACGGCATCAGTGACTCTGAACTCCTGGATCTCCAGTCAGAACATTTCTGCATCG AAGATTCCTCTCAGCCACCCAGCTCTGGTGCCACAAGTGGAGACACTCAGAATAATAGTCCCGTCACTTTCACAGCATCACCACACAC CTCTGTGGAGAAGTTAAATCAGAGCCCTGTTAAAAGAAACGAGGAGACGGGTGTGAAAAGGAAGAGAGATGCTGAGGACGACCGTGTCCCTCCTTTGCGTTTCGGGAAGCGTTACCTGAGTGTCAGCCTGCTGTCTGAGCAGACCTGGTGTCAGAAGAAAGTTGTGTATGGCTTCCTCAGACCCCAAATCAGGAAAAAAGATAAAGAGCGAATTGAGGTGCAGACCGGTGCAAGCATTCATCTCGCAAGAG AGCTGGAGGTCCATGAGGTCGTCCCGATTAATACTCAAACCCATGAGGATGTTGTGGCCGTTAGCCTGATCAACATGTTAAACATGATTCCGAGTTTAGAGACAG GGCAGTGTGTGCGTGAGTTCCCAGTGTTCGGTGTGGTAGAAGGTGTGTATCTTAAGGGCGTCATTGATGAACTGAGTTATAACCAGAAGGGGGAGCTGGTATTGAAGGAGCTGAAGACTCGCAAACACAACTCTCTACCTGGTGCTGCCCAGGCTCTCGGCCATCGCTTTCAG GTGGGCTTGTATAAGCTTCTGTTTGATGCACTGGTCAGAGGGGAAGTGAAGAAAGAACACATTCTGAAGCACCTCAAACTCGAAGCCTCCCTAGCTCTTGGAACTGAGGTCATAACTCTCGCCTCAAACGTTGGGATAAACGTAGTCACCTTTGGTGAACTGCTGGATGCGTTCCTCCTCACATTGTCCTGCTCTGATCTGCCATGTGTTGATGTGCTCCAGCTGGAATACTGTCACCAGGGCTGTAGCAGCCTCATTGGCACCATGCTGGTGCAATTTGACGAGTCCCAGCTGAGGGCAGAGCTTCAAGGTTATCTGGAATACTGGAGAGGACAGAGAGAGCCCAAGGGGGTGGATATAGAAGAGGCCTGGAAATGCACATTGTGTCCTTATGAGGAGATTTGTGACTGGAGAAAAAATAGATCTCAGGTCCCTGAGAGTCTTCACACCAGGAAGAGAGTCAACATGAACTGA
- the rflnb gene encoding refilin B, which produces MVGRLNLRNVCDEDLLEMNLKAERLLDSPDSGLPPSPSVSPSPWLSGDRSTTSSVCGDESRAGTPAVGPLKHVRRVSQLHPFSYGEGIELDPLPPKVLRYTASVRYDSDRHYIQDVCLQPTGFGLELCSQTIMAISESTWRRYKTQLEFEPRQRVQRYRSTTIVYPKHARTLYTTQLSYDEHKLAKRFLSSVELEVSECKTNQC; this is translated from the exons ATGGTGGGGAGGCTTAATTTGCGCAATGTGTGTGATGAAGACCTGCTGGAGATGAATCTGAAAGCTGAGCGATTGCTGGACAGTCCAGACTCTGGTCTGCCTCCCAGTCCCAGTGTGAGCCCAAGCCCATGGCTGAGTGGGGATAGGAGCACCACCAGCTCCGTGTGTGGGGATGAGAGCAGAGCTGGGACTCCTGCTGTG GGTCCTCTTAAGCATGTTAGGCGTGTTTCACAATTGCACCCATTTTCCTATGGTGAAGGAATTGAACTTGATCCTCTGCCCCCAAAAGTATTAAG ATACACAGCATCAGTGCGCTATGACTCAGATCGTCACTACATCCAGGATGTGTGTTTACAGCCCACAGGTTTTGGCCTGGAGTTGTGCAGCCAGACCATCATGGCTATCTCAGAGAGCACGTGGAGGAGATATAAGACCCAGTTGGAGTTTGAACCCCGTCAGCGGGTGCAGCGCTACCGGAGCACCACCATCGTGTACCCCAAACACGCCAGGACCCTGTACACCACACAGCTCAGCTATGATGAACACAAGTTGGCCAAGCGCTTCCTGTCCAGTGTGGAACTAGAGGTGTCTGAGTGTAAGACCAATCAATGTTGA